Below is a window of Abyssisolibacter fermentans DNA.
ATAAATTTATATATGAGTCAATACTTTTTTGATAAAAGTATTTGTTGAAAATTGTATTTCAATAATTCATTTGCTTTCACTAACATAGCAAATCTTGTTTTCAACTTATTTATATCCCTTTTATTGTGTATTTCAAATTTTATTTTGCACAAAACACTTTAGAATTATTCACAATGCTAAATAGATAAATTCATTTAAAACAATTTCGTCAATTATTAATTTAATTCTAATTAGATTTATTTAAACTATAACGGAACTTATAATTTTATTAATAATTTGAGATGATTAATATTTTGGCTGCAGATAAAAAAAAATTTGACATTTATATCTATATATCATAATATATTAATATAGTGATTAATACGAAAATACTTGTTAAAATAAAAACAATTTGAAAGTGAGGTTCTATTATGCCTAAGAAAGTTGTTATTGTAGGTGGAGTTGCAGGAGGAGCAAGCACAGCTGCAAGACTAAGAAGAGTTGATGAAAATATTGAAATAATAATGTTTGAACGAGGTAAATATATATCTTTTGCCAATTGTGGATTACCTTATTATATTGGTGGTACTATCGAAGAAAGAAAATCTCTTTTATTACAATCACCTAAGGCTATGAAAGCAAGATTTAATATTGATGTAAGAGTTGAAAATGAAGTAATATCTATTAATAAAGATAAAAAATACGTTGAAGTAAAAGACTTAAAAACAGAAAAAATATACAAAGAAACTTACGATACATTAGTATTGTCACCTGGTTCAACACCTATAAAACCACAAATCCCCGGAATAGATAAAGAAAATATATTTACACTGTGGAATATTCCTGATACTGATGCAATTAAATCATATATCAATAATAATAACATTAAAACTGCCACTGTTATAGGCGGAGGATTTATAGGAATTGAAATGGCGGAAAATTTATATGATTTAGGACTTAAGGTTAATTTGGTAGAAATGGCAAGTCAAGTTATGGCACCTGTTGATTATGATATGGCTCAACTAATTCATGGACACATTGCTTCAAAGGGAATTAATTTATATCTAGAAAATGGTGTAAATTCTTTTGAAGATAATGATGATAGAACTTATGTAAAACTACAAGATGGCACACTACTTGAATCAGACATAGTGATACTATCTATTGGCATAAAACCAAACGGAGAATTAGCAAAAAATGCTGGTTTAAATACAAATCAAAGAGGTGGAATAATAGTTGATGAATATCTAAAAACAAGTGATGATAATATTTATGCATTGGGAGATGCAATAGAGGTAATTGATTATATTAATGGTAATAAGACAATGATTCCTCTAGCAGGTCCAGCTAATAAACAAGGAAGAATCACAGCTAATAATATAGTAGGAAGAAAGGAAAAATACAAAGGTACTCAAGGAACATCCATTGCAAAAGTATTTGATTTAACAATAGCTGCGACAGGTAATAATGAAAAAACTTTAAATAAAATTGGAAAAGAATATGGAAAAGATTATAAAATAGCATTAGTTCAACCAAAATCCCATGCAGGATATTATCCAGGTGCTATACCTATGACAATAAAATTATTGTTTGATTCAGAAGGTAAAATAATTGGTGCTCAGATCGTTGGTTATGATGGAGTAGATAAGAGAATTGACGTGATTGCAACGCTAATTCGAATGGGTGGAACAATATCTGATTTAAAAGAATTAGAACTTGCATATGCACCTCCTTACTCATCTGCTAAGGATCCAGTTAATATGGCAGGATTTACTGCTGAAAATATATTAAATGGAGATATGAATGTTATTCTTTGGAATGAAATTGATAAAGCTGATAAAGAAAAATCTATTATTTTAGATGTAAGAGATGCCATTGAACTTGAGCTAGGATTTATAGAAGGTGCGATTAATATACCTGTCAACTCTTTAAGAGATAGAATATCTGAACTTGACAAAGATAAGGAAATTTTAATTTATTGTGCAGTAGGGATTAGAGGGTATATTGCCTCTAGAATACTATCTCAACAAGGTTATAAAGTGAAAAATCTTATTGGAGGATATAATTTTTATAAATGTGTCGTAAAAGATTATAAAAAAGTAGAAACTAAATCAGAAGGCTGTGTTTGCTGTGAAGATTATCTTGAAGAAAGTGATCTTATAAAGGAAATAGATGTTAAGTCCCAAAATGGAACAGTTATTCGACTAAATGCCTGTGGACTTCAATGTCCAGGACCAATAATGCAAGTTAGTCAAAAAATCAAAGAAATTAATCAAGGGGATATACTTGAAATATCAGCTACTGACCCAGGTTTTCCTATTGATGTTAAAGCATGGTGCCAAAAAACAGGAAATTCATTTATAAAAACAGAAAAAAAAGAAAAAGAGTTTATGGTATGGATTAGTAAAGGAAACAGTATTGTAGCTAAAAATCATAAGCAAACAAATGTTGATAAGAGTACAATGGTAGTATTTAGTGGTGATTTAGATAAAGCATTAGCATCCTTTATCATTGCAAATGGGGCAGCCGCTATGGGCAAAGAAGTAACTATGTTCTTTACTTTCTGGGGATTAAATATTCTTAGAAAAGATGAAAAAGTTAAAGTAAAAAAATCATTAATAGAAAAAATGTTTGGATTCATGATGCCAAAAGGAACTAAAAAATTACAGCTTTCAAAAATGAATATGGCTGGAATGGGATCAGCAATGATGAAAAAAGTTATGAGAGATAAAAATGTTAATTCGTTAGAAGATTTAATCAAATCAGCCATGAATAATGGAGTAAAAATAGTAGCTTGTACAATGTCCATGGATGTTATGGGAATTAAAAAAGAAGAACTTATTGATGGAATTGAATTAGGTGGAGTAGCAGCATATCTTGGTGAAACAGATGATGCTAACCATAATTTATTTATATAATAATAGTAAATATATCTACCATTTTATGCAATCAACAGTCTTTAGCATTGACAAAACTCAGATAACAGTCTATCTGAGTTTTTGTTTTTGCTTAATCATATAATAATTTCAACATTATTGCATTTATGAATTCCAGATCCATGCTTTAGTTTATTTTTCCTCTTTATCTCATCCATCAAAAGCATTATATCTTTTAATATATCAATAGATATTACAGACGTATTATGACCGCATAATACATGTTTAAAAGCAGATCGCATATTATATAGCTTTTTTATTGATTTATAATAATCTTCAGGGTTTGTACTTTCATAATTGCAATAAAGTGTACCTTCGTATATTATATCTCCTACGTATATATCTCCTTTTTCTTTTTCAAACAACGCAATATGCCCCGGTGAATGACCAGGAGTATGAATAACTTCAATTTTTCTATTTCCTAAATCAAATATATATCCTTCTTTTATTTTGTATGCTTTATCGGTTTTAAATAATTTATATTCATCACTTGATATATATTTTAAATCAACATCTCTAAATAAATTTTTCTTAATTATCTCGAGTGTCAATGGTATACCTTTTTTAATCCAGTCATATTCATTTTCATGTACATATATTTTTTCAAATTCATTATGATTACCTATATGATCCCAATGTACATGCGTTGTTACTACACGTATTTCTTTATTATCAATATTTTTTAATAGTTTTTTCAATTTTCTTATACCTGTTCCACTATCAATTAATAAATTATACTCAGTACCTATTAAGTAATAGATATTTGTTTTTTCCCAATGATGAGGTTCTCTTATTATAAAAGTATCATCATCTTTTCTATTTATTTCATACCAATCCATTTAAACACCTACTTCAATTCAACACTAAGCTTTTTTAAATCCTCTTGGTAAACATCTTTTAGTTTTTGGTTATATATTATTGCAGCTGGATGATAAAGAGGAAACAACTTGTATAAGTTGTTTAGTATTTTAATTTCCAATAGTTTACCATGTAGCTCTCCAACTCTCGCGGTTTTATCTCCCAAAACTGCTTTTAAAGGTGTGTTTCCCAATGTAACTATAATTTGAGGTTTTACTATACTAATTTCTTCGTATAAGAAATCTGTAAATTCTTTGACTTCTTTTGCTGTCGGTGGTCTATTTATTGGTTTACCAGTCTTAGGACTTAGTTTTGTTGGTCTGAATTTCACAGTATTTGATATATATAAATCATTTCTATCTAAGTTTAATACCTTTAAAAACTCATTTAAATTTTCTCCTGCTTTCCCGACAAAGGGTTTTTTTAGCTGTACTTCTTTAGCACCTGGTGCTTCCCCTATTAAAAATATTTTGCTATTTTCATTGCCATCACCTAATACAAGTTCATATTCTTTGAATTTTTCTATCATATTTGAGTTCAATTCTGTTAATGTCATAATATAACATTCTCCTATCTTATTCTATTGTTATATCTAATTTTAACAGAATTTTACCTCTTATAAAATAGTTTATAATCACTAATAAAAATTAGAATCTATTTGAGTAAACGTTTCAAAATTCACTTTAAATAATAATGCTCCCTCTCATTTCATTTCTAGGAGTAAATCATCCCTGTTTCTGCTTAAAATTAAAACTGATGGTCGATGCCATCAGTTTATACAAGGGGTTGATTTTATTAAACTTCGATATCAGTCTATTGATTTGATATGCTATGCTATTAGTATACTATGTTATTATTATAAATTTGTTACTATTATATTAATAATATATTAATTTTATAAATATAAAATATTACATATACTTCAACAATAAGCTTATTATTATTCTAGTCAAATCTTAAAGCATCTATAGGTTTAAGTTTAGCTGCTTTATTTGCTGGATAAACTCCAAATATAACACCTATTAGTAATGAAAATACAAATGCTCCTAACACTACATCCATTCCCATCACAGGATTTATAGGAGAAAATTTACCAATTAACATGTTTGCTATTTGTGCTAATGCTATTCCAAATAATCCTCCTACACCACTAACCACAGAAGCTTCTACAAGAAACTGTATCAAAATGTCTTTTCTTTGAGCACCGAGTGATTTTCTTATGCCAATTTCTCTAGTTCTTTCACTTACTGATACGAACATAATATTCATTATCCCTATACCACCTACTAACAATGATATTGATGCAATTCCTCCAAGCATCATTGAAAGTATTCCTGTTGTTTTATTTACCTGTTTTAAAACAGATTCTGCTGTAAAAATTTCATAATACTTAGTTGCATTTGCTTCTTGATTATAATATTTGTCTAGTTCTTCTTTTAGCTCTGAAGCAAGTTTATTTACTTCGTCTTTGCTTTTTGCTGTTACTAATATTTCTCTTATTTTTGAATGAAAAGCAGATTTTGCTGTAGTTATTGGTATATATCCTAAGCTTGGTGAATAAGAAAATAAACCTTCTTCTTTCTCTGTTAAACCGATAACTTTATACTCATCTCCATTTAATTGCATATATTCTCCAATAGGATCTTTATCTTTAAAACATTCCTGAGCTACTTTATAGCTGATTACAATAACCTTGCTTCTAAAATCAACATCCAACGGAGTAATGAATCTGCCCTTTTCTAACTTTACCTCTTTTATATTGCTGTAATTATAATCGACTCCCCTTATTGAAGCTGATGAAGTCAAGCTACCTTTTTTTAATTCTCCTCCAGTTGATATCGTAGGACTCACGTGTTCAATATTGAACCTTTTATAATACTTTAGTATTTCATCATAACTCATTATTTTTTTATCTGTTGAAAGATTAATGCTAATACCATTAGCTTCTTTTTCTAAGTCAGCTGTTATAGATGAAGTTGCCCCTCTTCCTAATGATACTATAAGTATTATAGAAAATACTCCTACAATTACACCAAGCATTGTTAAAAATGATCTTAGCTTACTCGCAAATATCTCTTTTATAGACAATTTAAGTATTATCCTTAAACTCATATTAATATCCCTCTTTTATTTGTTTTTGACTAACTACTTCACCATCTTTTATTCTTATTGTTCTATTAGCCATTTGTGCAATATCATTATCGTGTGTTATTAGAACGAGTGTTGCTCCTTGTTTGTTCAAATCTATCAATATATCCATTATTTCTTTTGAAGATTTGCTATCTAAATTTCCTGTTGGTTCATCAGCTAATATTAATGCTGGATCACATACTAAGGATCTAGCAATAGCAACTCTTTGCTGCTGTCCTCCTGACATTTCAGATGGTTTATGATCCATCCTATCAGCTAGTCCAACTTGCTGCAATGCTTTAGTAACTTTGATGTGTCTTTCTTTTTTCTTAGCACCTTGATACAATAACGGAAGTTCTACATTTTCATAGGCATTCAGTTTTGTCAATAAATTAAATTTTTGAAATATAAAACCAATGTTTTTATTTCTTAGTATTGATAATTCTTTTTCTGTATAAGAGTTTATATCTTTACCTTTTAGAAAATATTGTCCAGATGACAATATGTCAAGACATCCAATAATATTCATTAAAGTTGATTTACCGGAACCACTAGTACCTACAATAGATACAAATTCTCCTTCCTCAACTGTCATATCTATGCCCTTTAATGCTTCAACTTTGAGACTTCCATTAGAGTATATTTTTTTTACATTTTTCATATCTATAACTAATTGACTATTCATTTACTAATATATCTCCTTCTTTTAGATTAGATATTATCTCAGCATCATTTTCAGATACTAAACCTGTCTCTACATAGATTTTTTTTGTTTCTTCACCGCCATTTTTAAGAATTACAAAATATCCTTGATCGTCTTTTTTGACATATTGTTTTGGTACTACTAATATATCTTTTTGTGAATCTAATACTATTTTTGCATTTGCACTCATCCCTAATCGCAGTAAATCCATTTTATCATTGTTATTTAATTCTATAGTAACTGCATACATGGCTGTTCCATTGTTAACTGCACCTTCAAATGAAACTGACTTTACAGTACCTTCATATACACTTTCTTCTACAGCTGCTACGTTTACAAATGCTTTCTGACCTTCTTTTATTTTCAGTACATCTAATTCATCCACATTAAT
It encodes the following:
- a CDS encoding DsrE/DsrF/DrsH-like family protein; this encodes MPKKVVIVGGVAGGASTAARLRRVDENIEIIMFERGKYISFANCGLPYYIGGTIEERKSLLLQSPKAMKARFNIDVRVENEVISINKDKKYVEVKDLKTEKIYKETYDTLVLSPGSTPIKPQIPGIDKENIFTLWNIPDTDAIKSYINNNNIKTATVIGGGFIGIEMAENLYDLGLKVNLVEMASQVMAPVDYDMAQLIHGHIASKGINLYLENGVNSFEDNDDRTYVKLQDGTLLESDIVILSIGIKPNGELAKNAGLNTNQRGGIIVDEYLKTSDDNIYALGDAIEVIDYINGNKTMIPLAGPANKQGRITANNIVGRKEKYKGTQGTSIAKVFDLTIAATGNNEKTLNKIGKEYGKDYKIALVQPKSHAGYYPGAIPMTIKLLFDSEGKIIGAQIVGYDGVDKRIDVIATLIRMGGTISDLKELELAYAPPYSSAKDPVNMAGFTAENILNGDMNVILWNEIDKADKEKSIILDVRDAIELELGFIEGAINIPVNSLRDRISELDKDKEILIYCAVGIRGYIASRILSQQGYKVKNLIGGYNFYKCVVKDYKKVETKSEGCVCCEDYLEESDLIKEIDVKSQNGTVIRLNACGLQCPGPIMQVSQKIKEINQGDILEISATDPGFPIDVKAWCQKTGNSFIKTEKKEKEFMVWISKGNSIVAKNHKQTNVDKSTMVVFSGDLDKALASFIIANGAAAMGKEVTMFFTFWGLNILRKDEKVKVKKSLIEKMFGFMMPKGTKKLQLSKMNMAGMGSAMMKKVMRDKNVNSLEDLIKSAMNNGVKIVACTMSMDVMGIKKEELIDGIELGGVAAYLGETDDANHNLFI
- a CDS encoding ABC transporter ATP-binding protein; the protein is MNSQLVIDMKNVKKIYSNGSLKVEALKGIDMTVEEGEFVSIVGTSGSGKSTLMNIIGCLDILSSGQYFLKGKDINSYTEKELSILRNKNIGFIFQKFNLLTKLNAYENVELPLLYQGAKKKERHIKVTKALQQVGLADRMDHKPSEMSGGQQQRVAIARSLVCDPALILADEPTGNLDSKSSKEIMDILIDLNKQGATLVLITHDNDIAQMANRTIRIKDGEVVSQKQIKEGY
- a CDS encoding MBL fold metallo-hydrolase; translated protein: MDWYEINRKDDDTFIIREPHHWEKTNIYYLIGTEYNLLIDSGTGIRKLKKLLKNIDNKEIRVVTTHVHWDHIGNHNEFEKIYVHENEYDWIKKGIPLTLEIIKKNLFRDVDLKYISSDEYKLFKTDKAYKIKEGYIFDLGNRKIEVIHTPGHSPGHIALFEKEKGDIYVGDIIYEGTLYCNYESTNPEDYYKSIKKLYNMRSAFKHVLCGHNTSVISIDILKDIMLLMDEIKRKNKLKHGSGIHKCNNVEIII
- a CDS encoding uracil-DNA glycosylase; protein product: MTLTELNSNMIEKFKEYELVLGDGNENSKIFLIGEAPGAKEVQLKKPFVGKAGENLNEFLKVLNLDRNDLYISNTVKFRPTKLSPKTGKPINRPPTAKEVKEFTDFLYEEISIVKPQIIVTLGNTPLKAVLGDKTARVGELHGKLLEIKILNNLYKLFPLYHPAAIIYNQKLKDVYQEDLKKLSVELK
- a CDS encoding ABC transporter permease — its product is MSLRIILKLSIKEIFASKLRSFLTMLGVIVGVFSIILIVSLGRGATSSITADLEKEANGISINLSTDKKIMSYDEILKYYKRFNIEHVSPTISTGGELKKGSLTSSASIRGVDYNYSNIKEVKLEKGRFITPLDVDFRSKVIVISYKVAQECFKDKDPIGEYMQLNGDEYKVIGLTEKEEGLFSYSPSLGYIPITTAKSAFHSKIREILVTAKSKDEVNKLASELKEELDKYYNQEANATKYYEIFTAESVLKQVNKTTGILSMMLGGIASISLLVGGIGIMNIMFVSVSERTREIGIRKSLGAQRKDILIQFLVEASVVSGVGGLFGIALAQIANMLIGKFSPINPVMGMDVVLGAFVFSLLIGVIFGVYPANKAAKLKPIDALRFD